A window from Pokkaliibacter sp. MBI-7 encodes these proteins:
- the hrpB gene encoding ATP-dependent helicase HrpB, protein MQNNSALLPIDEVMEDLLLNLSMHNRCLLVAPPGAGKTTRVPLALLDQDWTQGGKILLLEPRRVAARHAAGFMAASLGQDVGAQVGYRVRLDSRISQHTRIEVVTQGILTRMIQDDPLLEGISAIIFDEFHERALDADLGLALALDIQNNLREDLRILLMSATLECGPLLELLGTSTPVIHSAGRQYPVTTEYHPPASTQVSLESHLASLVVRASHQHDGDILVFLPGIAEIRRLENELTSRQLPLRILSLHGQLSLEQQQSALRPDPEGCRKVVLSTSLAESSLTIDGVRIVIDCGLMRVPQFYPHTGMTRLETKRVSQASADQRRGRAGRQGPGLCLRAWAEHQPLQAFTEPEMLQADLSPLALELALWGIQDSNALPWLTPPPTATLAQARQLLSDLGALQPDWQPTALGKSLAALGCHPRLAVMILKAAALGKAEQMAAVWLAAMLQERDSLDAGSDLGERLEQLLSQRRGPLYRRLEAQNRSWCRGLRLPTEQTPRLDCLGLLLTYAYPDRVAQRRGAGQFQLVSGQQAWLAEHDSLAHQDWLVVADLDGKIKQARIFKAVTISLAELQLRFPEAFDWQQRAQWNDEAERLEAFQEQRLGNLILARKPANSLADELKVPALLEAIRQRGLSGLQLDDNASQLLARLGHLRSKHSHWPGTQHVIPDMSEEALLTNLDNWLAPYLQGMNSLSEVRKINVYEALLNQLDWPQRQMLDTLLPTSLTVPSGSQVSIDYTAEIPVLAVRLQEMFGQLDTPAVLQGTLPLLIHLLSPARRPIQITRDMRNFWQSTYHEVRKDLKGRYPKHYWPEDPFSAEAIRGVRPR, encoded by the coding sequence ATGCAGAATAACAGTGCTCTCCTACCTATTGATGAGGTGATGGAGGACTTGCTTCTCAACCTGTCCATGCATAATCGATGCCTTCTGGTAGCACCTCCCGGTGCTGGCAAGACCACACGCGTCCCTCTTGCCCTGCTGGATCAGGACTGGACACAAGGCGGCAAGATTTTGCTACTGGAGCCTCGCCGCGTTGCCGCTCGTCATGCTGCTGGTTTTATGGCCGCCTCTCTTGGCCAGGACGTCGGGGCACAGGTTGGCTACCGTGTACGACTGGACAGTCGCATCAGTCAACACACGCGGATAGAGGTGGTTACGCAGGGCATCCTGACTCGGATGATTCAGGATGACCCGCTGCTGGAAGGCATCAGCGCCATCATCTTTGATGAATTTCATGAACGCGCGCTCGATGCTGACCTTGGGCTGGCACTGGCGCTCGATATCCAGAACAACCTGCGCGAAGACCTGCGTATTTTACTGATGTCTGCCACGCTGGAGTGCGGCCCCCTGCTGGAGTTACTCGGCACATCAACGCCTGTGATACATAGTGCTGGCAGGCAGTATCCGGTCACCACTGAGTATCATCCGCCAGCCAGCACTCAGGTGTCGCTGGAAAGCCACTTGGCCTCACTTGTCGTCCGTGCCAGCCATCAGCACGACGGCGACATTCTGGTTTTCCTTCCAGGCATTGCCGAGATTCGCCGCCTGGAGAATGAACTGACCTCACGGCAACTGCCCCTGCGGATTCTGTCACTGCACGGCCAGCTCTCTCTGGAACAACAGCAGAGTGCACTTCGACCCGATCCGGAAGGGTGTCGAAAAGTGGTACTCAGCACATCACTTGCCGAGTCCAGCTTGACCATCGATGGCGTCAGGATCGTTATCGATTGCGGCCTGATGCGCGTACCGCAATTCTACCCACACACTGGCATGACTCGCCTGGAAACCAAACGTGTCTCACAGGCCAGTGCCGATCAGCGCCGCGGCCGAGCTGGCCGACAAGGCCCCGGTCTGTGCTTGCGCGCCTGGGCTGAGCATCAGCCATTACAGGCTTTCACAGAGCCAGAAATGCTACAGGCAGACTTGTCACCCCTGGCACTTGAGTTGGCGCTGTGGGGTATTCAGGACAGTAATGCACTGCCTTGGCTCACCCCTCCCCCCACGGCAACCTTAGCGCAGGCCCGGCAGCTTCTGTCAGATCTGGGCGCCTTACAGCCAGACTGGCAGCCCACCGCACTTGGCAAATCGCTGGCGGCACTGGGATGTCACCCCCGACTGGCGGTGATGATTTTAAAGGCAGCAGCGCTGGGCAAAGCCGAACAGATGGCAGCAGTCTGGCTGGCCGCCATGCTGCAGGAGCGCGACTCTCTGGATGCCGGCAGTGATCTGGGAGAGCGCCTTGAACAGCTTCTCAGTCAGCGCCGCGGCCCTCTGTATCGCCGACTTGAAGCCCAGAACCGCAGCTGGTGCAGAGGGTTGCGACTACCCACTGAACAGACGCCCCGACTGGATTGTCTGGGGCTGCTGCTGACCTATGCCTATCCTGATCGTGTTGCCCAGCGACGCGGTGCAGGCCAGTTCCAGCTGGTAAGCGGCCAGCAGGCGTGGCTAGCTGAGCACGATAGTCTCGCGCATCAGGACTGGCTGGTAGTGGCAGATCTGGACGGCAAGATCAAGCAGGCACGCATATTCAAGGCTGTCACCATCAGTCTGGCCGAATTACAGCTGCGCTTTCCTGAAGCATTCGACTGGCAACAACGTGCGCAATGGAATGATGAGGCCGAGCGACTGGAAGCCTTCCAGGAGCAACGACTGGGTAACCTGATCCTGGCCCGCAAGCCCGCGAACTCACTGGCAGATGAACTGAAAGTGCCAGCACTGCTGGAAGCCATCCGCCAGCGTGGATTATCTGGCTTGCAACTAGATGACAACGCCAGCCAGCTACTGGCTCGATTAGGCCATTTGCGCTCGAAACATTCGCATTGGCCCGGGACTCAACACGTCATTCCCGATATGAGTGAAGAAGCGCTGCTGACCAATCTGGATAACTGGCTGGCCCCCTACCTGCAGGGTATGAACAGCCTCAGTGAAGTCAGAAAGATCAATGTGTACGAGGCTTTGCTGAATCAGCTGGACTGGCCCCAGCGGCAAATGCTGGACACTTTGCTGCCCACCAGTCTGACGGTCCCCAGCGGTTCGCAAGTCAGTATCGACTACACGGCGGAAATACCAGTACTGGCCGTCCGGCTACAGGAAATGTTTGGTCAGCTGGATACCCCGGCAGTGCTGCAAGGTACATTGCCACTGCTGATTCACTTGCTGTCACCTGCCCGTCGCCCTATCCAGATTACCCGTGACATGCGCAACTTCTGGCAATCTACCTACCATGAAGTACGTAAGGATCTGAAAGGACGCTACCCCAAGCACTACTGGCCGGAAGATCCCTTTTCTGCCGAAGCTATCCGTGGCGTTCGCCCACGTTAA
- a CDS encoding sulfurtransferase: MGYETLIDAATVLDNVHQPQWRIVDCRFNLADTEAGRRAYQAGHLPGASYAHLDEDLSSPVTATSGRHPLPDEQAFLQTLGRWGISTDTQVVVYDDAGGATAARLWWLLKRVGHRDVAVLDGGLTAWAQAGGELVTDLPAVVGTGAYPASVALVQARNADELLAQMSDPRWQLVDARAAERFRGEVEPLDPVAGHIPGAMNRPLQQNLQPDGRFKSFNQLRGEWQALLGEATPKEVVHYCGSGVTACHNLLAMEHAGLNGSRLYPGSWSEWCKDASRPMVTK, encoded by the coding sequence ATGGGATACGAAACACTGATTGATGCCGCTACCGTGCTGGACAATGTGCACCAGCCACAGTGGCGAATTGTGGACTGCCGCTTCAACCTCGCTGATACCGAGGCTGGTCGTCGAGCCTATCAGGCTGGACATCTCCCCGGTGCCAGCTACGCCCACCTTGATGAAGACCTGTCTTCGCCTGTCACCGCGACATCCGGCAGGCATCCATTGCCGGATGAGCAGGCTTTCCTGCAGACGCTGGGCAGATGGGGGATCAGTACTGATACGCAGGTGGTGGTCTATGACGATGCCGGTGGAGCAACGGCGGCACGGTTGTGGTGGTTACTCAAGCGAGTTGGCCATCGTGATGTCGCGGTGCTGGATGGCGGTCTGACCGCCTGGGCCCAGGCAGGTGGTGAGCTGGTGACCGACTTGCCTGCGGTGGTGGGTACGGGTGCTTATCCTGCTTCTGTGGCGTTGGTACAGGCTCGTAATGCAGATGAACTGCTGGCACAAATGAGTGACCCTCGCTGGCAGCTGGTGGATGCCCGGGCTGCCGAACGTTTCCGTGGCGAAGTGGAACCGCTGGACCCTGTTGCCGGGCATATTCCCGGCGCAATGAACCGGCCGCTGCAGCAGAACCTGCAGCCAGACGGGCGTTTCAAGTCTTTCAACCAGTTACGTGGCGAATGGCAAGCCCTGTTGGGCGAGGCGACGCCCAAAGAGGTGGTGCATTACTGCGGCTCGGGCGTAACTGCCTGCCACAACCTGCTAGCCATGGAACATGCGGGCCTGAATGGCAGCCGCCTTTACCCCGGCTCGTGGAGTGAGTGGTGTAAGGATGCTTCCCGTCCGATGGTGACCAAGTAA
- a CDS encoding tryptophan--tRNA ligase — protein sequence MSKKTIVLTGITTTGTPHLGNYVGAIRPAIEASRNPDVSSFYFLADFHALIKCDEPARVYRSRQEIAATWLAMGLDPQVATFYRQSDIPEITELTWILTCLTAKGLMNRAHAYKASVDANQAAGNPDLDDGITMGLFSYPVLMAADILMFNANQVPVGKDQVQHIEMARDIAGRFNHTYAPLFTLPEAVVGEEGAVLSGLDGRKMSKSYNNTIPLFVEPDELRKLIYQIKTDSRMPGEPKATEGSSLFEIYSAFADRQQRDAMAARFAAGDGWGELKEQLFEFLDAQLTAPRAEYKRLMADQGYLEQILRHGAEKARAYATPLMDEVRRAVGLNSFTAGQVQDDRPQGKKADKELTADEQAKLDAGKARAQEIARQREAEARQQAEAELQQLLKARSGDLTALAAELLDQHETASKKDKKALRLKLDIVEEWQQA from the coding sequence ATGAGTAAGAAAACCATCGTTCTGACCGGTATCACAACCACCGGTACTCCTCACCTGGGTAACTACGTAGGTGCCATTCGTCCAGCCATCGAGGCCAGCCGCAATCCTGATGTGAGCAGCTTCTACTTTCTGGCCGACTTCCACGCGCTGATCAAATGTGATGAGCCCGCCCGGGTATATCGTTCACGCCAGGAAATTGCCGCTACCTGGCTGGCCATGGGGCTGGATCCACAGGTCGCGACGTTCTATCGCCAGTCAGATATTCCTGAAATCACCGAACTTACCTGGATTCTTACCTGTCTGACCGCTAAGGGCCTGATGAACCGTGCCCATGCCTACAAGGCATCGGTGGATGCCAACCAGGCTGCCGGCAATCCTGATCTGGATGACGGTATCACGATGGGGCTGTTCAGCTACCCCGTGCTGATGGCCGCAGACATCCTGATGTTCAACGCTAATCAGGTACCGGTTGGTAAGGATCAGGTCCAGCATATTGAAATGGCCCGTGACATTGCCGGGCGTTTCAATCACACCTATGCGCCGCTGTTCACCCTGCCTGAGGCAGTGGTGGGCGAAGAGGGCGCCGTCTTGTCGGGTCTTGATGGCCGCAAGATGAGCAAAAGCTACAACAACACCATCCCGCTGTTTGTCGAGCCTGATGAACTGCGCAAGCTGATCTATCAGATCAAAACGGACTCCCGCATGCCGGGTGAACCGAAAGCTACTGAAGGCAGCTCGCTATTTGAAATCTACAGTGCGTTTGCTGATCGCCAGCAGCGCGATGCCATGGCAGCACGCTTCGCAGCGGGTGATGGCTGGGGTGAGCTGAAAGAACAGTTGTTCGAGTTCCTTGATGCCCAGCTGACTGCGCCACGCGCAGAATATAAGCGCCTGATGGCCGATCAGGGTTACCTGGAGCAGATTTTGCGCCATGGTGCGGAAAAAGCGCGGGCCTATGCGACCCCTCTGATGGATGAAGTGCGTCGGGCTGTGGGTCTGAACAGCTTTACTGCCGGTCAGGTGCAAGATGACAGGCCGCAGGGTAAGAAGGCCGACAAAGAGCTGACTGCCGATGAGCAGGCAAAGCTGGATGCCGGTAAGGCACGTGCGCAGGAGATTGCCCGTCAGCGTGAGGCAGAAGCACGTCAGCAGGCGGAGGCTGAGCTGCAGCAACTGCTGAAGGCCAGGTCCGGTGATCTGACGGCACTGGCGGCTGAGCTGCTGGATCAGCATGAAACCGCATCGAAAAAAGACAAGAAGGCGCTGCGCCTGAAACTTGATATTGTCGAAGAGTGGCAGCAGGCCTGA
- a CDS encoding DUF2789 domain-containing protein yields the protein MDTTPHTLNTLFQQLGLPDDSAKIDHFISHHSPLPDELLLHQAQCWTLAQSRFLRDALAEDSDWAEVVDELNVMMRSTPTH from the coding sequence ATGGATACCACCCCACATACCCTGAACACCCTGTTCCAACAACTGGGTTTACCGGATGATTCGGCCAAAATCGACCACTTCATCAGTCATCACAGTCCCTTGCCAGATGAACTTCTCCTCCACCAGGCCCAATGCTGGACCCTGGCTCAATCACGGTTCCTACGTGACGCACTGGCAGAAGACTCAGACTGGGCTGAAGTGGTCGACGAGTTGAACGTGATGATGCGCTCCACCCCAACGCATTAG